The following coding sequences lie in one Salvelinus fontinalis isolate EN_2023a chromosome 21, ASM2944872v1, whole genome shotgun sequence genomic window:
- the LOC129818475 gene encoding transmembrane protein 250-like encodes MPVIPIPRRVRSFHGPHTTCMHSACGPARTTQLVRSKYNNFDLYLRSRCMYGFLRFLLYFGCSLLTSLLWVSLSALFCLQYVSARVFLRLQYKLSVILLLLGHRRFDFGVLNNLFIYSMQVTMFLVGGLGWCFLVFVDM; translated from the coding sequence CCCTATCCCTCGGCGAGTGCGCAGCTTCCATGGCCCCCACACCACCTGCATGCACTCAGCCTGCGGGCCGGCGCGCACCACCCAGCTTGTGCGCAGCAAGTACAACAACTTTGACCTGTACCTGCGCTCGCGCTGCATGTACGGCTTCCTGCGCTTCCTGCTCTACTTCGGCTGCAGCCTTCTGACCTCCCTCCTCTGGGTGTCGCTGTCTGCTCTCTTCTGCCTGCAGTACGTGAGCGCCCGCGTTTTCCTGCGGCTGCAGTACAAGCTGTCCGTGATCCTGCTGTTGCTAGGACACCGGCGCTTTGACTTTGGGGTGCTCAACAACCTGTTCATCTACAGTATGCAGGTCACAATGTTCCTGGTGGGAGGCCTGGGCTGGTGCTTCTTGGTGTTTGTTGACATGTAG